Proteins from one Toxotes jaculatrix isolate fToxJac2 chromosome 13, fToxJac2.pri, whole genome shotgun sequence genomic window:
- the lrrc3b gene encoding leucine-rich repeat-containing protein 3B, with protein MTLLDLWLSRSIPMCLLLQSLVLMALCFPSASMCPKGCICQRDPHLHGLNVTCSQSRLKEIPPSLPVDTVLLRLDHNQIGAVPDQTFHGLRLLRELNLSYNAVETLGEAAFSGIEATLQVLDLSHNRITSVHKDAFARLKARVIVDDNPWHCDCALQQAISGMAHNHEAAARVLCRSSELRDQEGRPFLAVDTDLCNLAKRTTDYAMLVTMFGWFAMVISYVVYYVRQNQEDARRHLEYLKSLPSKPKKPDEADDISTVV; from the coding sequence ATGACTCTGCTGGACTTGTGGCTGTCGCGCTCCATCCCCATGTGCCTGCTCCTTCAGAGCCTTGTCCTCATGGCCCTGTGCTTCCCCTCGGCCAGCATGTGTCCAAAGGGCTGCATCTGCCAACGCGACCCCCACCTCCACGGCCTCAACGTTACCTGCAGTCAGTCCCGCCTTAAAGAAATCCCCCCCAGCCTCCCGGTAGACACTGTTCTCTTGAGGCTGGATCACAACCAGATAGGAGCCGTGCCCGATCAAACCTTCCATGGACTTAGGCTTTTGAGGGAGCTCAATCTTTCATACAACGCAGTGGAGACTTTAGGGGAAGCAGCCTTCAGCGGCATAGAGGCAACTTTACAGGTGCTGGACCTCTCCCACAACCGTATTACTAGCGTACACAAGGATGCCTTTGCTCGGCTCAAGGCCCGCGTCATTGTGGATGATAATCCCTGGCACTGTGACTGTGCCCTCCAGCAGGCTATCAGCGGAATGGCCCACAACCACGAGGCAGCCGCCCGAGTTCTCTGCAGGAGCTCAGAGCTTCGTGACCAGGAGGGAAGACCTTTCTTGGCAGTGGACACTGACCTCTGTAACCTGGCCAAAAGGACCACAGACTACGCGATGTTGGTGACCATGTTTGGTTGGTTTGCCATGGTTATTTCATATGTGGTGTATTACGTTCGCCAGAACCAGGAGGACGCCCGACGCCACCTGGAGTACCTCAAGTCTCTCCCTAGCAAGCCCAAGAAACCTGACGAGGCTGACGACATCAGCACTGTTGTCTGA